GATACGGTCCCCTCCCCGACCCGGCCGACGGCGGCCTGGCGACCGACAGGATTGAGATCGAGTGGTGGATCGATTCCCCGCGGGTGAACGCCGTCCTCGACCGCGGCCTCCTTCCCTCCCACTACCGCTTCGGACTCGACCGGATGGAGGTGGTGACCAAGACGCGCGGGGTGGGGGACGGTCTCCGCCAGCTGGTCGAGTTCAACCCGAACCCGGGGAGCAAGGTGATCCTCGTGGAGATCCCGGTCGATCTCGACCGGCTCTTCACCACTTCTCCTAACCTTGCCCGTGACTGGCGGGTGAAGGCGCGAGAGGTATTTGAGACGCTGTTCGGGAAGGGATATCTTCTTACCGGGTTCGTGCACGAGGCGGGGCGCAGCTTCCACCTCCTCGAATGGGGGAGGAAGAGGGTTGTGTTGGAGGCAGAAAACTAAGGAGGAAAGGATGCGCAAAAAGGAACTGGCGAAGATGATCGACCACACCCTCCTCGGCCCGACTGCGGCCCGGGACGGGGTGGAGCAATTGTGCTCCGAGGCGGTCCGGTACGGTTTCTATTCCGTGTGCGTCAACCCGTGCCACGTCAGGCTCGCCCGCGAGCTGACCGCGGACAGCCCGGTGAAGGTGTGCGCAGTGATCGGGTTTCCGCACGGGATGACCACTGCTGAGGTGAAGGGGTTCGAAGCCCAGAAGGCGATCGCCGCCGGGGCGGATGAGCTCGACATGGTGATCAACGTCGCCGCCCTGAAGGAGGGGAACTACGAGGCGGTGCTCGCCGACATCCGCGCCGTGTGCGACGCCGCCCGCAAGGCGCCGGGGAAGGTGCTCGTCAAGGTGATCCTGGAGACGGCCCTGTTGGACGAGCAAGAGAAGATCGCCGGGGCGATCCTGGCCAAGGCGGGCGGGGCCGACTTCGTCAAGACCTCGACCGGGTTCGGCCCGGGAGGAGCGACCGTGGAGGACGTCGCCCTGCTGCGCCGCACCGTGGGCGAGGAGATGGGGGTGAAGGCGGCCGGAGGGATCCGGGACTACGAGACCGCGGTCAGGATGATCGAGGCCGGAGCGAGCCGGATCGGGGCGAGCCGGAGCGTGGAGATCATCGCGGGGGCGCCGGAGTAGAGTGGGCCTCGAGCGCGGGGAGGGGTTCGTCCTGCGGACGCGCCCGTACGCGGAGGCGGACCTGATCGTCACCCTGTTTTTGGAGAAGAAGGGGAAGCGGACCGGGATCGCCAAGGGGGTGCGTCGCCTGAACTCCCGTCTCGGTGGGGTATTCGATCTCCTGAACCGGATCGAGGTTGTGTTCTACCCGCACCGGGGCCTCGATCTCCTCTCCCAGGGGAGCGTGTTGGAAGCCTACCTGCAAATCAAGCGCAACCTGGCAGCGGTCGAATCCGCTCTTGCCGTCGCCCGCCTTCTCGACCGCCTCCTCCCCTCCCATCAACCCGAGGACGGGCCATACCACCTGTTCTCCCGGTTCCTTGCCCTCCTCCCGACCGGGGACCCATTGGCCCTCCAGACCGCGACGGAGCTGAAGCTCCTCGCCCTCCTCGGCCACCGCCCTCACCTGAATGCATGCCAGCGCTGCGGAAGGAAGGACGGACCGTTTCGGTTCGTCCCCGGTCGGGGAGGGATCCTCTGCGCAAGCTGTGCTCAGGGAATCGAAGGGGTCCCGGTCGATGCCGGGCTCGTCCGCACCCTCGACTGGCTCCTCACCCATCCCCTGGAACGGAGCAAGGTGGTCAAGCTCTCCCCCGCCGCCGCTGCCCGCACCAAGGAACTGATCTCCACCTACATCGAGGTCCTCGGCCGCGGGACTTGACGGGAAAACTCTCCTCCCCTATAGTCTCGGGCAAGGAGCTGAATATGCGTTGTGAATTAATGACACCGGAAAGAAGGTTGTTCTCAGGCGAAGCGGAGATGGTCGTCGCCCGCAGTCCGCGCGGAGAGTTCGGAGTGATGAATGGGCACGCTCCCCTCCTTGCCGCCCTCGTCCCCGGCGAAGTGCGGGTGAAGACGGCGGAAGGGGAGCTTGGATTTGTCGTCGCAGCCGGACTTCTCCGTGTGGGAACGGACGGGGTGACGATCCTCGCCCAGGATGCCGTGCCGCGGGAGGAGATCGACCTCGCCCGCGTGCGGGCACGGATAGCCGAGATCGGAGAGGGCGACCCCACCGAACTC
The sequence above is a segment of the Candidatus Bipolaricaulota bacterium genome. Coding sequences within it:
- the deoC gene encoding deoxyribose-phosphate aldolase, with the translated sequence MRKKELAKMIDHTLLGPTAARDGVEQLCSEAVRYGFYSVCVNPCHVRLARELTADSPVKVCAVIGFPHGMTTAEVKGFEAQKAIAAGADELDMVINVAALKEGNYEAVLADIRAVCDAARKAPGKVLVKVILETALLDEQEKIAGAILAKAGGADFVKTSTGFGPGGATVEDVALLRRTVGEEMGVKAAGGIRDYETAVRMIEAGASRIGASRSVEIIAGAPE
- the recO gene encoding DNA repair protein RecO; translation: MGLERGEGFVLRTRPYAEADLIVTLFLEKKGKRTGIAKGVRRLNSRLGGVFDLLNRIEVVFYPHRGLDLLSQGSVLEAYLQIKRNLAAVESALAVARLLDRLLPSHQPEDGPYHLFSRFLALLPTGDPLALQTATELKLLALLGHRPHLNACQRCGRKDGPFRFVPGRGGILCASCAQGIEGVPVDAGLVRTLDWLLTHPLERSKVVKLSPAAAARTKELISTYIEVLGRGT
- the atpC gene encoding ATP synthase F1 subunit epsilon; the encoded protein is MRCELMTPERRLFSGEAEMVVARSPRGEFGVMNGHAPLLAALVPGEVRVKTAEGELGFVVAAGLLRVGTDGVTILAQDAVPREEIDLARVRARIAEIGEGDPTELAFLRAQEKVHA